Proteins from a genomic interval of Neoarius graeffei isolate fNeoGra1 chromosome 24, fNeoGra1.pri, whole genome shotgun sequence:
- the LOC132872658 gene encoding chemerin-like receptor 1, with protein MSNNTTEDDYNSFSEQQKMDTYLNVIRMQYIIGYIIICTLGLALNFFVIIAGSCYCCKSDTAKWVLALAVTHLIFSAFLPLQILYSWYHFNWHYGRLLCKLSSYVVYVSLFSTAGILTLWSVNDMKTRTKCKGKLCTSRQHSLVLIMILCSWTFAAFVSIPSLFSRKLRYTELGEQCVDDFDYDVDKMTKDSMRKLTTLVCFRFLLGILFPAFLIGTYCCCQGSDKERILRRIKCSIKLAYFVCWTPVLTMAFLQAVTNIFNDSLWYALPIATALAAAHCCVNPIIYLLVSQDIKMQWMKQSQGLAQSPTELPLIHERLVAR; from the coding sequence TCATTGGATATATCATCATCTGCACACTTGGCCTGGCTCTCAATTTTTTTGTCATTATTGCAGGCAGCTGTTACTGCTGCAAGTCTGACACTGCTAAATGGGTCCTGGCACTAGCTGTGACCCACTTGATCTTCTCAGCATTCCTACCACTACAGATCCTCTACAGCTGGTACCATTTCAACTGGCATTATGGAAGACTTCTGTGCAAACTTTCATCCTATGTAGTTTATGTCAGCTTGTTCTCCACAGCAGGTATACTTACTCTGTGGAGTGTTAATGACATGAAGACAAGAACCAAATGCAAAGGAAAGCTTTGCACTTCGCGCCAGCATTCATTGGTCCTGATCATGATTCTATGCTCCTGGACATTTGCAGCATTCGTAAGCATCCCGTCTTTGTTTTCCCGAAAGCTTCGATATACAGAGCTGGGGGAGCAATGCGTCGATGACTTTGATTATGATGTTGACAAGATGACAAAAGATAGCATGAGGAAACTAACCACTCTAGTTTGTTTTCGGTTCCTACTTGGGATTTTGTTCCCTGCATTTCTGATCGGCACTTATTGCTGCTGTCAGGGTTCTGACAAAGAAAGGATCTTGAGGCGAATCAAATGTTCGATAAAATTGGCTTACTTTGTGTGTTGGACTCCTGTGCTAACCATGGCATTCCTACAGGCTGTTACAAACATTTTTAATGATTCCTTATGGTATGCATTGCCTATAGCTACTGCACTGGCTGCAGCTCACTGCTGTGTTAACCCAATCATCTATCTTTTGGTGAGTCAAGACATTAAAATGCAGTGGATGAAACAATCACAAGGACTTGCCCAATCACCCACAGAACTACCTTTAATACATGAAAGACTAGTAGCACGATAA